The archaeon CG10_big_fil_rev_8_21_14_0_10_43_11 genome includes a window with the following:
- a CDS encoding adenylate kinase — protein sequence MNIILLGPPGAGKGTQAQLLCDYLCIPHISTGDMLRAAVHEGSTVGYNIKNLLDAGGLVLDSIIIELVKERIAKPDCVSGFLFDGFPRTITQAEALDTQGITIDSVIELDVPDSEILLRMSGRRVHAASGRVYHAVFNPPRVADYDDVTGEPLILRDDDREQIVRERLAIYHQQTARLVDFYQEKQKQSRTHFFKINGVGDIHQIHERTLSALEI from the coding sequence ATGAATATCATTTTGCTTGGACCTCCTGGTGCGGGAAAAGGAACGCAAGCGCAATTACTCTGCGACTACCTTTGCATTCCCCACATTTCAACAGGCGACATGTTGCGCGCTGCCGTGCACGAGGGGTCTACAGTAGGGTATAACATCAAAAACCTGCTTGACGCAGGCGGTCTTGTTTTGGATAGTATTATCATAGAACTCGTAAAGGAGCGTATTGCAAAACCAGACTGTGTAAGCGGGTTTCTCTTTGACGGCTTTCCGCGAACAATCACGCAAGCAGAAGCGCTTGACACGCAAGGAATCACCATTGATAGTGTTATTGAACTTGATGTTCCAGATAGTGAAATATTACTGCGCATGAGTGGGCGGCGTGTGCATGCTGCATCGGGGCGCGTGTATCATGCTGTGTTCAACCCGCCGCGGGTTGCAGACTATGATGATGTGACCGGAGAGCCATTAATTTTGCGTGATGATGACAGAGAACAAATCGTGCGTGAGCGTCTTGCAATATATCATCAGCAAACAGCGCGGTTGGTAGATTTTTACCAAGAAAAACAAAAACAGAGTAGAACACATTTTTTCAAAATTAATGGGGTTGGCGACATTCACCAAATACATGAGCGTACTCTCAGCGCACTTGAAATATAA